The genomic segment TCACATTGTTTACCGTTTGTTGTTACTTACAGTCACGAGCAAAATGCCCCTCGGCACCACAGGCAAAACACTTCCTTGTTTTCTTCAGCGGACAATCTCTCGTCCAGTGACCGACCTTACGGCACACCCAACAAGAAGACTTGTCTTCTTCGCCTGCCTCACTAGCAGTTTTTCCAACTTGTTCAGTCTTTTCGAATTTCGAACACCACTTTGGTCTTTTGGTCTTCGCAGTAGAATGCCCCTTTTCTTGCTTGCATTCGGTCCTAATCTCTGTCCGAATAGCATTCATCCTTGTACAATCCAACAAATCCCCTAACAACGCGTCCTCGTTGTCGTGATTTCTACCTAACACGTACATAGCTAATTCTTTCGAATAAATACCTTGAATAATATAGTCACGACTCTCACTGAACGTCAATGCCAACGCACGACACAATCTCGACTTTTCTTGTAGATACGCCATGATATGTTCGTCTTGAGCTTGTCGCCGTTTCTGCATGGCTTCCCACCTGTCCGCCATTCGCAGTTGTCTAACAAACGTACTTCGGAATTTCTTTGTGAACTCGTCCCAATTTGCGAAGTCACGACCAATGAACCAATTTCGTGCCGCACCGACGACGTAGACCGGACAAATTGCATCCGAATGGCATATGGCCAACAGTTCAGATCCGCCATGCCTTCTACTGTCTTGAGCCAGTCGTCCGCCTCGTAGCTGACTCACACCCTTCGAAGGTTTTAATCGCNNNNNNNNNNNNNNNNNNNNNNNNNNNNNNNNNNNNNNNNNNNNNNNNNNNNNNNNNNNNNNNNNNNNNNNNNNNNNNNNNNNNNNNNNNNNNNNNNNNNNNNNNNNNNNNNNNNNNNNNNNNNNNNNNNNNNNNNNNNNNNNNNNNNNNNNNNNNNNNNNNNNNNNNNNNNNNNNNNNNNNNNNNNNNNNNNNNNNNNNNNNNNNNNNNNNNNNNNNNNNNNNNNNNNNNNNNNNNNNNNNNNNNNNNNNNNNNNNNNNNNNNNNNNNNNNNNNNNNNNNNNNNNNNNNNNNNATCCTCAAGATATTCGTATCCCACTTCTGACTTACTGTTCACTACTCTTAGCAGCTACCAGtgggtataattaataaacacttctttaataattataaaactcttAAACACactttatttgtaataatgataataattaacggTCTGGCCTCAGGACAACCCGATCGAGAACGCTCTCTGATGCGGGTCTCTAACCAACTGCCATACCGTACTCTTATCTCTTACACATATATAAATCTGGGAGAGGTGGGAGGAAAAGACCCAACCATACCGAGCACCTCCTATGGAGTATTTAACAATTAGAATTCACCTTCGACTGCAATGGAAGCAGACATTATAGTTGAAGGTTTTAAAAATAGCTTAGgtatgcataatttaatatacaatcgaATGATAAGTAAGTACTaaagataacattattatataataatatatatttcgtgtttgataaacaaaattgtataaattgagACTATATGTCTGTACCTACGACTGTACGAGATTGATTGTGTGAATGTGTGATTTACTGGTGTTTATAGTGTTTACCAATTGTCATTgtcaatttagaatttttttaattagttattgttGTCTtgttacttaaataattaaaatgtcaaatgatatttaaaaagctCAATTGTTGGTTAATTGTAAGAAGATcaatgcatataattatatatgcaaAAATGCTATAAACCTTACAAGACACCGAATGGAGGTATTGGGAATTTGAAAGCTCATTATGCTACACACTTACAAGATGTTTCTGATAAAGTTGTTCCTGGGAAAAGAAAATCTCAAACGGTTTTACCGTGTGATACAGATGTAGATTCTGATGAACCTCAAACTATAGATGTTGTtagtgtaagtatatattttttttactatattcctgaacatttatttatgcttgcttatttaaatatatattttaacaatgatacatttcaatttatttatagggATCAAGTGTCACTAGTGCTAAATATTTGAAAGTACAGCAAACTTTACCTAATTtagtaatgaatattaaatctacagaaagtatgtaaaattataatttataaaaattgaatatacctacctactctacTAATTGTGAActaatgcaattttttattttaatttatagttggcACTAAGGCTGAAAAATTACTAATGCCATAACATTCTACATTTGTAAAGATAATGTGTTTGAGACTGTAGAAAATGAAGGGTTTCAACATATGATGCAAACAGTATGTCCATCATATAATATCCCTAGTAGAAATACATTTAGAAGAAAAGTGGATGACATTTATGACGTCATATCTTGTAAATTCAAAGAATCTTTGTCTAAAGTTCAACATGTAGCTGTTACGACTGATGCATGGACCGAAACAATGCAGATGAAGAGCTTCCTTAAGATAACTTTACATCTAATTGAAGACACCAAACTTGAATCAAGTACTTATAATGCTTTGTTAAAActaggtactttattttatgAATCGTTGTTGTAAAGAAATAGGAATACTTTTAACCAGTGGTGGATATAGAAGGTGGACCTAGTaggctgcagccccccccccccaaaaaaaaaaaaaaaattacagtatttttaaatagaacaacaatatattttattaggcaCTGTAATAAAACAGCCCaccccaaaaattatttctatatacgccactgcttTTAACTGATTTATATAAAGAGgtcaggtatattatatgctgtTTATAGGAGCTATTAAAAACCGTATttgttaatttcaataaattttagttaataattaaatgttacataatcgaatgaaattaatttataggaaCTATTGGTACAGTTGAACTAAATCAAAGTCATACTGCAGAGTATATTGGAAGGATTTTGGTAAACACATTGGCTGACTGGGGATTGGAAAAAACCAATGTTGTTGCAGTTGTTACTGATAGTggtgctaatataaaaaaagctatTGTAGATCAGTATACAGCCGATAAACATGTACCTTGTGTTGCGCACAGAATCAACTTGGTAGTTGAAAAAGGAATTGAGAAAACCCAAGAAATTGACAAAGTAACCAATGTTAAATCTGGTGGTGTTCCAGTCTTCATATCCAAAGTCAGAGAAATAGTTAAATTTGTAAAGAGAAGCTCAAAAGctagtgatttatttattaagaaagtatcaaaatattgaaGGTTAGAAcctaaataaactatatttatagttattttgatgaCACCTAATTACTATGCTTTATTTTTAGGTAAGAAAGAAGGACAGTATTTGAAACTTATTTTAGATGTCAGAACACGATGGAATATAGTAGTATgtagtatgtagtatgtacgaTAGTACATACTACATGATcgaaagatttttaaaattaaccaaCAACCTATCACAAATGCTTCTCACTCTCAACGGTAATGATATACCAGAAATGATATCTGTCCATGATATAAGATGTCTACAAGACATTTGTTCATTGTTGAGGCCATTTGAAGTACTTACTAGAGAAATTTCCACCGAAAAATCGGTTATGTCTAGTAAAATTATcccaataatattaggtacctactaaaaatgaATTGGTGAAGCAAATCCCTAATGCAGCTGTCGCAATACGATTGAAATCAAAACTAATTGAAGAACTTGACTATAGATGTGGAGCTTATGAGCAACCACCTATATCACCAATTTGCACATTGTTGGATCCGAGATTCAAggatatgcattttaaaaatccaCTTGCAAATTCTAAGGCCCAAGAAAATATAGTCAAAATGATgcaaaacgataataataatgtagaaaaTGAAACATTGCCAGCTGCAGAACCAGATGATAACACAGGCAATCATTGTGATTTATGGGGCCTACACAAGTCATTAGAGAAAAGGCGAAATGATGAAagaggttataataataatgccagAGAAGAATTAAGATCTTActtacaccataacattttaaaattggatcTTGACCCATTGACTGAATgggaaaatacaaaaacaatttttccaaaattgtataaactagCAATGAAGTATTTGGTGGTTCCTGGAACATCAGTACCATCTGAACATCTTTTTAGTAAGGCTGGAGAAACTATAAGCAAGACAAGAAACCGATTAACTGGTTCCAGGGTGTCAAAACTACTCTTTTTACAATCTGTGGACAAAAATCAATGGAATTTTTGaaactattcattattattattatcacgttcttaattgtatttatgtaagttttttatttgtctaacatataaaaaatgtattatatagtttatgacCATTTTCAGTTTAACAAGTTGTTTTCAGTTAGTATTTTGCCATTGTGTACCTAAGTacctttgttattttatttgtttactatataagtataaaaaaattgttttgttgtattatgaattatgatataatataaatatatacatattatattgtattatatttttgtgcatCAGTTATTAacttacaatttgaaatttaaattttttttcgatattatcgatatatcaatatttgaattcGATATATATCACATATCGATATTGAATACTtcgatatatcgatatatcgatTTTGAAATCCATTTGGACATCCCTACCTGAGCCTGGAGTTCGTCgagcgtcgtcgtcgtcggcgttGAGCCAAGTCGTTGCCACCATCGGAGTTGCTGTGTGGCGGCGGCCTCATGTCGTTACCAGGACGACAAAATGAGCGTGAAAATGACGCGGTCGTGGCGCGAATAAAATGTGTCAAAAAAAAGAACCGTGTCGGACTGACTCGGAAAATGGGACGTGTTTCCAAGTCGGCGGCGTCGATGTGTGTGTTTCGAACTCGTTTTTCGCTTCGGCAGTGCCGTTGAGTGTCGTACGCGTTGTCGCGTGGGCGCTGTCGTCGTGTTTATTTTTGCGCGCCATAAAACCTGCATACCTGTTTCGAATTGAGGTCACCAGCACTGGTTACCGTGGTGTTGTTCTGGAGGAAATTCAGGAGCGGCAAACGTTACAAACGTTTGATAACGGAGAAATTCGGAACGTCCAGTTGCAAAACGAAGCTGTATACGTTTGCAAACATTGCAAACGCCATGTTCCAGCGTTTGGTCTGTTTCGTTCTAGTAACCAGAACCGtggttgtttttgtttatactattgCCGTTATCGTTATCACAATACATGACTTatcatgattaattttttttttatgtcttacaCCACGACCACGATTAAACAAAATTACGGAAGCGTAGTAGtgccaaccaaaaaaaaaaatatattgtaatttcgaCTTTTAATTTCGAAATTTCGACTTTTAAATTCGACATTTCGACTTTTAATTTCGACATTTCGacttttaaatttgacattTCGACTTTTAAATTCGACATTGCAATAATGTcgactttaaaattaaaaaaaatgttgacttttaATGTCGACATTTcgagttttaaatttaacatttttataagcatatttattttgtcatgattcTTGAGCATACTTTGTCAGTTGTTCAC from the Acyrthosiphon pisum isolate AL4f chromosome X, pea_aphid_22Mar2018_4r6ur, whole genome shotgun sequence genome contains:
- the LOC100571860 gene encoding zinc finger BED domain-containing protein 4-like — its product is MIERFLKLTNNLSQMLLTLNGNDIPEMISVHDIRCLQDICSLLRPFEVPTKNELVKQIPNAAVAIRLKSKLIEELDYRCGAYEQPPISPICTLLDPRFKDMHFKNPLANSKAQENIVKMMQNDNNNVENETLPAAEPDDNTGNHCDLWGLHKSLEKRRNDERGYNNNAREELRSYLHHNILKLDLDPLTEWENTKTIFPKLYKLAMKYLVVPGTSVPSEHLFSKAGETISKTRNRLTGSRVSKLLFLQSVDKNQWNF